A region from the Sorex araneus isolate mSorAra2 chromosome 6, mSorAra2.pri, whole genome shotgun sequence genome encodes:
- the LOC129405715 gene encoding olfactory receptor 8K3-like gives MTSMDKHNLTELKEFILLGITDRPELQAPLFVVFLIIYMISLVGNLGMVILTKVDPRLQTPMYFFLRHLALTDLGYSTTVGPKMLVNFLVDKNSISYHLCATQLTFFDMFIVSELFILATMSYDRYVAICKPLLYTVIMSQRLCLLLVAIPYLYSTCVSLLVTIKIFNSSFCGYNVVSHFYCDSLPLLSLLCSNTYEIQLIIMSFSVFNSIFTLLVLVLSYLLILIAILRMKSAEGRRKAFSTCGSHLTVVTVFYGTLIFMYVKPKSSPSFDTDKMASIFYTLIIPMLNPLIYSLRNKDVKCALQKMWTKVCSMFS, from the coding sequence ATGACCTCAATGGACAAACACAATCTCACAGAGCTGAAGGAATTCATCCTCCTGGGAATCACAGACCGCCCGGAGCTGCAGGCTCCCCTATTTGTGGTCTTCCTCATCATCTACATGATCTCACTGGTGGGCAACCTGGGCATGGTCATCCTCACCAAGGTGGACCCCAGGCTGCAGacacccatgtacttctttctCAGACACCTGGCGCTCACGGATCTCGGCTACTCCACTACTGTTGGACCCAAAATGTTGGTAAATTTCCTTGTAGATAAAAATTCAATTTCATATCATTTATGTGCTACACAGTTGACTTTCTTTGACATGTTTATTGTTAGTGAACTTTTTATCCTAGCAaccatgtcctatgaccgctatgtggccatctgcaaacctcTGCTCTACACAGTCATCATGTCCCAAAGGCTGTGTTTGTTGCTGGTGGCAATCCCCTATCTCTACAGCACCTGCGTTTCTCTTCTGGTCACTATAAAAATCTTTAATTCCTCCTTCTGTGGCTATAACGTTGtcagtcatttctactgtgacaGTCTCCCCTTGTTATCTTTGCTCTGCTCAAATACTTATGAAATACAGTTGATTATTATGTCTTTCTCCGTTTTTAATTCGATTTTTACTCTTCTGGTACTTGTCTTATCTTATCTGCTCATCCTCATTGCCATCCTCAGGATGAAGTCAGCTGAGGGGAGACGCAAAGCTTTTTCCACCTGTGGATCCCACCTGACAGTGGTCACTGTGTTTTATGGAACTTTGATATTTATGTATGTGAAACCCAAGTCCAGTCCCTCCTTTGACACTGATAAAATGGCCTCTATATTTTACACCCTCATTATCCCCATGCTGAATCCCTTGATCTATAGCTTGAGGAACAAGGATGTAAAATGTGCACTGCAAAAGATGTGGACAAAAGTATGCAGcatgttttcttaa